A genomic region of Halobacteriovorax sp. DA5 contains the following coding sequences:
- a CDS encoding histone protein, producing MAKKKVAKKTAKKATKKVAKKTAKKATKKVAKKATKKAAKKVTKKTTKKAAKKVAKKTAKKATKKVAKKVAKKAAKKATKKVAKKVAKKTAKKATKKVAKKVAKKTAKKATKKVAKKAAKKATKKAAKKVAKKTAKKATKKVAKKVAKKATKKVAKKAAKKTTKKAAPKTAKTVAKKTVKKSADNKGLSREEAIAKYKEKHKDALDSQLADSLKEYELEDKLAVAEQSKLETIEETEDSVGLEAAEDYNEPGPNLQEEYNPDDEQDEKDDLSFGWGYNDAFDSPEEEISTEELDEDERYALGLDSSEEEDEDDFY from the coding sequence ATGGCAAAGAAGAAAGTAGCCAAAAAGACTGCAAAGAAAGCAACTAAAAAAGTAGCCAAAAAAACTGCAAAGAAAGCAACGAAGAAAGTTGCAAAAAAAGCAACAAAGAAAGCGGCAAAGAAAGTAACTAAAAAAACAACTAAGAAAGCTGCAAAAAAAGTAGCCAAAAAAACTGCAAAGAAAGCAACAAAGAAAGTTGCAAAAAAAGTTGCAAAAAAAGCTGCAAAGAAAGCAACGAAGAAAGTTGCAAAAAAAGTAGCTAAAAAAACTGCAAAGAAGGCAACGAAGAAAGTTGCAAAAAAAGTAGCTAAAAAAACTGCAAAGAAGGCAACAAAGAAAGTTGCAAAAAAAGCGGCTAAAAAAGCGACAAAGAAAGCAGCAAAGAAAGTAGCCAAAAAAACAGCAAAGAAAGCAACAAAGAAAGTTGCAAAAAAAGTTGCAAAGAAAGCAACAAAGAAAGTTGCAAAAAAAGCTGCAAAGAAAACGACAAAGAAAGCCGCTCCAAAAACGGCCAAAACAGTCGCTAAGAAAACTGTAAAAAAATCTGCCGATAACAAAGGTCTTTCTCGCGAAGAAGCAATTGCAAAATACAAAGAGAAGCACAAAGATGCTCTTGATTCTCAATTAGCAGACTCTCTAAAAGAATATGAATTAGAAGATAAGCTTGCAGTGGCAGAACAGTCAAAGCTTGAAACGATCGAAGAGACTGAAGATAGTGTAGGACTTGAAGCTGCGGAAGATTACAACGAGCCAGGACCAAACCTACAAGAAGAGTATAATCCTGATGATGAGCAAGATGAGAAAGATGACCTTAGCTTTGGCTGGGGATACAACGATGCATTTGACTCACCAGAAGAAGAAATCTCTACTGAAGAACTTGACGAAGATGAGAGATATGCACTTGGCCTTGACTCATCTGAGGAAGAAGACGAGGACGATTTTTACTAA
- a CDS encoding Tad domain-containing protein, with translation MTQPQHSHSKKLVKNTKGQISIFFGVTLVAIFSFIAFVVNVGLFVKAKINLQNAVDTAAWSGAASQARQLTNIAHLNWEMRNTYKEWMFKYYVLGQLANENTHANSTTTMNFALKRFDESGSDFSSGVKGDHYNVPSICLHFGSGNNENLCTIYQIPGLPRFHVAGIPDVSEEFERTMDAFVNLKAKNCMVRSTYNFSAAKNYAFAAGVSQNDVPIAAADRTGAWIESMELALRIRNLEMIVNRPPITQGICGGGSATGCVNPEQLFMENQSTGIPINDRPLKAYMAAAKTLGGGIFKTTFDGAFAKSLVLYELAPKTFTPSPQSLSSFLIPQDASYNGGELVASSKRYLDLVPMIMNFTTFFTTFAPTTEGISTIAVPDSSGTAAEASCASTKTSLPVPGYILGFYKNPKVVTYYAVKAKAKYLGLLNPFSFLENNGFIDMAAYAAAKPFGGRIGPALVSPTVGKDYAESSSNSARIANASGSRSANFIMGFTTTGDPRTTDDPTDGVKIQGLPLPATSDFFLDAADTTAAIGGIPSNVDVKFTIPNMIYNLNSQTTSESDLPTLAYNPNPSNITGEKAGLFTTKQFVDLRANIPNYTVNQAGVTAQNLIEAFQNVRAPTNYDVLNYLVPTVNSLETDMTADHFPSVRYIDPAAKTIGYFAPLFHSTLLYKDREALTGVLTDYIDTLSDAVIVYRKALDFYATKVRNTSAQDPTAYIEASKAIFDPDVDGDPTTTTVALPIPQCQKQSIASRFTYFILGKDEEAKPDNCETIPLLGAVKTYINTKAQQTQSNLYYITTYRQNNEANPPSPSLNNNSLRTAYAPGKDYGGENNGRSVNPFTSKNKNHRRNAYSTKLISLTSITDTASGYAKNESNYMEFQAGFSPEGETPRSPEDVKATGDVISNPLPRTELQEFGSNLYF, from the coding sequence ATGACACAACCACAACATTCACATTCGAAAAAATTAGTTAAGAACACGAAAGGCCAAATTAGTATCTTCTTTGGAGTTACACTTGTGGCAATCTTTTCATTCATCGCATTTGTGGTGAATGTTGGACTCTTCGTAAAGGCCAAGATCAATCTGCAAAATGCAGTTGATACTGCTGCCTGGTCGGGAGCCGCTTCTCAAGCTAGACAACTAACAAATATTGCTCACCTTAATTGGGAGATGAGAAATACTTATAAAGAGTGGATGTTTAAGTACTACGTTCTTGGCCAACTTGCGAATGAGAACACTCATGCTAACTCAACAACAACAATGAACTTTGCCTTGAAGCGCTTTGATGAAAGTGGATCTGACTTTAGTAGTGGTGTTAAGGGTGACCATTACAACGTTCCCTCTATTTGTCTTCACTTTGGCTCTGGTAATAACGAAAACCTTTGTACAATTTATCAAATCCCTGGTCTTCCTCGCTTTCACGTCGCAGGGATTCCAGATGTTAGTGAAGAATTTGAAAGAACAATGGATGCCTTTGTTAATTTAAAAGCAAAGAACTGTATGGTTCGTTCAACTTATAACTTTTCGGCCGCAAAGAATTACGCTTTTGCTGCCGGTGTTTCACAAAATGATGTTCCTATTGCAGCAGCAGATCGAACAGGTGCGTGGATTGAATCAATGGAGCTTGCTCTTAGAATTAGAAATCTTGAGATGATCGTAAACCGCCCACCTATTACACAAGGAATTTGTGGTGGTGGTTCTGCCACTGGTTGCGTTAACCCTGAGCAACTATTTATGGAGAATCAATCGACAGGAATTCCAATTAACGATCGACCACTGAAAGCCTATATGGCCGCGGCAAAAACTCTTGGTGGTGGAATTTTTAAAACAACATTCGACGGTGCATTTGCAAAGTCTTTAGTGCTTTATGAATTAGCTCCAAAGACGTTCACACCTTCACCACAATCTTTATCTAGTTTCCTAATCCCACAAGATGCCAGTTATAACGGCGGTGAGCTAGTTGCTTCATCAAAGCGCTATCTTGATCTTGTACCGATGATTATGAATTTCACGACGTTCTTTACAACTTTTGCTCCTACAACTGAAGGGATTTCAACGATTGCTGTTCCTGATTCAAGCGGAACAGCTGCAGAAGCGTCATGTGCATCGACAAAGACTTCACTACCTGTACCTGGCTATATTCTAGGCTTCTATAAGAATCCAAAAGTTGTGACATATTATGCAGTTAAGGCCAAAGCTAAGTACCTTGGTTTACTTAATCCATTTTCGTTCCTAGAAAATAATGGCTTTATCGATATGGCAGCATATGCGGCAGCAAAGCCTTTTGGTGGCCGTATTGGGCCGGCCCTCGTTTCACCAACAGTTGGAAAAGATTATGCTGAATCGAGTTCAAATTCAGCGCGTATTGCAAATGCCTCTGGTTCAAGAAGTGCTAACTTCATTATGGGCTTTACAACAACTGGTGACCCAAGAACAACAGATGACCCTACTGATGGTGTAAAAATTCAGGGCCTACCACTACCGGCAACCTCAGACTTTTTTCTAGATGCTGCTGACACAACTGCTGCAATTGGTGGGATTCCATCAAATGTTGATGTGAAATTTACGATACCGAATATGATCTATAATTTGAATTCGCAAACGACTTCGGAATCAGACCTTCCAACCCTTGCCTACAATCCTAACCCAAGTAATATCACTGGCGAGAAAGCAGGGCTTTTCACAACAAAGCAATTTGTTGATTTAAGGGCAAATATTCCGAACTACACGGTAAATCAGGCCGGGGTGACAGCACAAAATCTTATCGAAGCTTTTCAAAATGTTCGTGCTCCGACAAATTATGATGTTCTCAATTACTTAGTTCCAACAGTTAACAGCTTAGAAACAGATATGACGGCCGATCACTTTCCATCAGTGCGCTATATTGATCCAGCGGCCAAAACTATTGGTTACTTTGCACCACTCTTCCACTCTACTTTACTTTATAAGGACAGGGAGGCCCTGACTGGTGTTCTAACTGATTATATTGATACTCTAAGTGATGCTGTTATCGTTTATCGCAAGGCCCTGGATTTCTATGCAACGAAAGTAAGAAATACTAGTGCTCAAGATCCTACGGCCTATATTGAAGCCTCAAAGGCAATCTTTGATCCAGATGTTGATGGCGACCCAACAACGACTACTGTTGCCCTCCCGATTCCGCAGTGCCAAAAACAAAGTATTGCCTCACGCTTCACTTACTTCATTCTAGGAAAGGATGAAGAAGCAAAGCCAGACAACTGTGAAACGATCCCACTATTAGGGGCCGTAAAGACGTATATTAACACTAAGGCTCAACAAACACAGTCTAACCTCTACTACATTACGACTTACCGCCAGAACAATGAAGCGAACCCTCCTTCACCGTCACTAAATAATAACTCCCTAAGGACGGCATATGCTCCTGGGAAAGATTATGGCGGGGAAAATAATGGACGTTCAGTAAATCCATTCACCAGTAAAAATAAGAATCATCGCCGTAACGCCTATTCAACAAAGCTTATTAGCCTAACATCGATTACAGATACTGCGTCAGGTTACGCGAAGAATGAATCAAATTACATGGAGTTTCAAGCAGGCTTCTCGCCAGAAGGTGAAACTCCAAGAAGCCCTGAAGATGTTAAGGCCACGGGAGATGTCATTTCTAACCCATTGCCAAGAACTGAACTGCAAGAATTTGGTTCGAATTTATACTTCTAA
- a CDS encoding HD domain-containing protein — protein MEVRDPVHGSIHILKEEEPIIRADFFQRLRNIKQLGFSEYIFPGATHTRLIHSIGVMKVGEMAFDRLFKNQIITKEHLRIKETFKLACLLHDIGHAPLSHSTEVVMPKLTDLKIPQEYLLDRDKNSERQATHEDYTIKAIADSSLAHSLKEVERVFGVERKYIADLIRGETSDHDYFKIDGISYFPLLHQLVSSELDCDRMDYLLRDSYFCGVSYGSYDLDWLLDNLEPAIIDGQATLGISERAVITFDDFLLSRYHMFIMVYFHYRAVCLEKLLQRYFKTSPYEYLIPADIEKYIEHDDYHLMKILRHSNNPYAKAIVNNQTPEKIFESFNSSQLATLEKVQAYLESINLEVIRSSSTGRLSKYYAADRPKDKGQYTMKVVRNSKMGGMTEYFDINEATDLFHKFSKSHAINRLHCDMDKLSKENLAEINKIISSN, from the coding sequence ATGGAAGTAAGAGACCCGGTCCACGGATCAATTCATATTCTTAAAGAAGAAGAGCCAATCATTCGCGCGGACTTTTTCCAACGTCTTCGCAATATTAAGCAACTTGGATTTTCTGAATATATTTTCCCAGGTGCCACTCATACTCGCCTCATCCACTCGATCGGTGTAATGAAAGTTGGAGAAATGGCATTTGACCGTCTCTTCAAAAATCAAATCATCACAAAAGAACACTTAAGGATTAAAGAAACTTTCAAGCTTGCCTGCCTTCTGCATGACATTGGCCACGCGCCCTTAAGTCACTCGACAGAAGTCGTAATGCCAAAGCTTACTGATCTTAAAATTCCTCAAGAGTATCTTCTTGATCGCGATAAAAATAGTGAGCGTCAAGCGACTCACGAAGATTATACAATCAAAGCTATCGCAGATAGCTCCCTTGCTCATAGCCTAAAAGAAGTTGAAAGAGTCTTTGGAGTTGAAAGAAAGTATATTGCTGATTTAATTCGCGGTGAAACTAGTGATCACGATTATTTTAAAATCGATGGAATTAGCTACTTCCCTCTTCTCCATCAATTAGTTTCAAGTGAACTTGACTGCGACCGCATGGACTACCTTCTAAGAGATAGTTACTTCTGCGGAGTTAGTTATGGTTCTTACGATCTTGACTGGCTTCTTGATAATCTTGAGCCTGCAATTATTGATGGCCAAGCTACACTTGGTATTTCAGAAAGAGCAGTTATTACTTTTGATGACTTCCTACTAAGTCGCTACCACATGTTCATCATGGTTTACTTCCACTACCGTGCAGTTTGCCTTGAAAAACTTTTACAACGCTATTTTAAAACTTCTCCATATGAATATTTAATCCCGGCAGATATTGAAAAATATATTGAGCACGACGATTATCACCTTATGAAGATTTTAAGACACTCAAATAATCCTTACGCAAAGGCCATTGTTAACAATCAAACGCCTGAAAAGATTTTTGAATCTTTCAACTCTTCACAATTGGCAACTCTTGAGAAGGTTCAAGCCTATCTAGAGTCTATCAATCTGGAAGTTATTCGCTCATCTTCAACTGGACGTTTATCTAAGTATTATGCAGCAGATAGACCAAAGGACAAGGGGCAATACACGATGAAAGTTGTAAGGAATTCAAAAATGGGTGGAATGACTGAATACTTCGATATTAACGAAGCAACTGATCTATTCCATAAATTTTCGAAGTCTCACGCAATTAATAGACTTCATTGTGACATGGACAAACTAAGCAAAGAGAATTTAGCAGAAATTAATAAAATTATTTCTTCAAATTAA
- a CDS encoding single-stranded DNA-binding protein, protein MSVNKVILVGRLGQDPELKYTPSGMAVCNFSLATGESWTDKNGQKQERTEWHRVVVWGKLAELCGQYLAKGRQAYLEGQLQTRSWEDKDGNKRYTTEINARTIQFLGGAAPSAGQGASMGQSNNNNSFNQEMPQHDDMNQGYDISSNASFTADDIPF, encoded by the coding sequence ATGAGTGTAAACAAGGTTATTTTAGTAGGACGTTTAGGACAAGATCCAGAACTTAAGTACACACCATCTGGGATGGCTGTATGTAACTTCTCACTAGCAACAGGTGAGTCTTGGACAGATAAGAACGGACAAAAACAAGAAAGAACTGAATGGCACAGAGTTGTTGTTTGGGGAAAACTTGCTGAATTATGTGGTCAATACCTAGCAAAAGGTCGTCAAGCTTACTTAGAAGGTCAACTTCAAACAAGATCTTGGGAAGACAAAGACGGTAACAAGAGATACACAACAGAAATCAATGCTAGAACAATTCAATTCCTTGGTGGAGCAGCTCCATCTGCTGGTCAAGGTGCTTCAATGGGTCAGTCTAATAACAACAACTCATTTAACCAAGAAATGCCTCAGCACGATGATATGAACCAAGGTTACGATATTTCATCGAACGCTTCATTCACAGCTGATGACATCCCATTCTAG
- a CDS encoding rhodanese-like domain-containing protein: MDLKYFQMLDFINTRLTNIERNLAKIDEKVDFSVSLQRNHLIRVKNGEFIDDNMILMGLPYNDLSPRKAFDVYEDKDMDYIILDITPKDYEKPVKLEGAIHIPYEELDHRYVEITNKTTPILVISEDGLKSIQACEKLVKKGFFNVNNVSGGYKFWPATQGSVVVKVA, from the coding sequence GTGGATTTAAAATATTTTCAAATGCTAGATTTTATCAATACTAGACTAACTAATATTGAACGCAACCTTGCTAAGATTGACGAAAAGGTCGACTTCTCTGTTTCACTTCAAAGAAATCATTTAATTCGCGTAAAAAATGGTGAATTCATCGATGATAATATGATCTTAATGGGACTTCCATATAATGACCTTTCTCCTCGCAAAGCATTTGATGTCTACGAAGATAAGGATATGGATTATATTATTTTAGATATCACACCTAAGGATTATGAAAAACCTGTAAAGCTTGAAGGTGCTATTCATATTCCGTATGAAGAACTCGATCACCGCTATGTTGAGATTACAAATAAGACAACACCTATCCTAGTGATTAGTGAGGATGGACTTAAATCAATACAAGCATGCGAAAAGCTAGTAAAGAAAGGTTTCTTTAACGTAAATAACGTTTCCGGCGGCTATAAATTTTGGCCGGCAACTCAAGGTTCAGTTGTAGTTAAAGTAGCTTAA
- a CDS encoding glutaredoxin produces the protein MKLEFFYYTGCPFCHRVMDVIDQLGIKLTYCDIMNDTSALERHINTTGRRTVPCLYIDDKPMFESQDIINWLIANKDKIN, from the coding sequence ATGAAACTAGAATTTTTTTACTATACAGGCTGCCCATTTTGCCATCGCGTTATGGATGTTATTGATCAATTAGGGATTAAGTTAACTTATTGCGATATAATGAATGACACATCGGCCCTAGAAAGGCATATTAATACTACAGGACGAAGAACTGTACCATGTCTCTATATCGATGATAAGCCGATGTTCGAATCTCAAGATATCATTAATTGGCTGATTGCGAATAAAGATAAGATTAATTAA